The DNA sequence CTTAGCTCCCCAGCCCCCACatcccaccccacacccccGCCCTCCTCACAGCCCTGCGGGCTCTGCTGCCTTCAGCCTGCCCCTCCACAGCCCCCATGACCTTCCCCGCACCCCAGCCCTCCTCacgcccctcagcctccctcACCTCACCCCGGCCCTCCTCacgcccctcagcctccctcACCTCacgcccctcagcctccctcacctcaccccagcccagcccagcccagccctcctcacgcccctcagcctccctcacctcacctcacctcgGCCCTCCTCacgcccctcagcctccctcccctcacACCGACCCCCCgccctcacctcacctcaccgACGTCGCCCTCTGCCCTCCGCAGCCCGCCCTTACTCCCGGCCCGGCTCCGCCCCCCGTGTCAagcccttccctctctccctcccgcTCCACCAATCGGCGCGGACGCTTCCAGCAGGCCCCGCCCACTCCACCGGCTCCCGCCGCTTCTCCTCCCGAGCGCCCTGGGCTGAGCATCGCGCTAGCCGGCTATCGCTCGCTGATTGGTCCGCGGCCTCCCCCGCTTCGGCCAATGGCGTTGACGGGAGGAGGAGAGGCGCTTCTCCCCGGTCAGTCGCCTCTTGGATCCGCCCCAGCCACGTATTGACCAATAGCTATCGCCTAAGCGCCTCCCGCCCTGACTCTCCACCAAATAGGAGTGAGGGTTGCCATAGCAGCGGCGTAGGGGTATCAGCCAATGGGAAAGGGCGGCATTGAGTCTCGGCCTGCCAGGACTGGAGCCGTCCCCAGGCACCGGCCGCCGGGATGGTGAgtgcggcccggcccggcccggccctgctcCGCTCCGGTTTCCCGGCGCTACGGtcggcggggctgcgggggagGCCCCTGTCAGCCCGGAGCGGCCCCGGGGCCGCggtgggggctgggggctgagggCTGAGGCGGCCGCTCTCCCACCGGCCCTTCCCGGAGCGGTGCGTCGCTGCGGTGGCGACGGCGGCCTGATCCTCCTTTGCCTTTGTGTTGCTGTGCCAAGGCCTCCAGCTTTAAGAAGCCTTCGCTAGGAGCCGCGTCccagaggaagaaggggagtCCCAAGCTGGAGCTCACTgaggagcagaagcaggagATCCGGGAGGCTTTCGACCTGTTTGACACAGACGGCACCGGGAACATAGATGTTAAGGAGCTAAAGGTCAGAATTTTCCTGGTGCTAAAAGCACAGTTCTACTGAGGTTATAAAATAACAGGGGCATAAACGCCTAAATGACTTTACACAGGAAAGGagagattcccccccccccccgcccccagcatAAAACCTTGTTGTCAACAggtacttttttctctttaatggcTCTTTACTGCTGTTATCAGGTGTCTTTAGGGCCAGGCAAAAAGTGGGAGTTTTCCCCCCCTCTTATGTGTTGTTGAGGATTGCATGCTTAGAAAATTAGCTTACCCAAGCTATGGAATACACCAATGTTACtcattttcaggcttttatttcttgcaaaacattttcggtccctccccacccctgtcCTTTGGGAAGAACAGTAATCAATAAATTAGGACTTATGCTTTCAGAATTTGCCCTTCCTATGTGCTAGCTGGATGTCCATATTACTTAAGACTATAGGGAGGAGAGCTGATTTCAAACTTGGCACTCATCCCTTtatcaaaggaggaaaaagtaaagTGTGTaggtgtgcatgcatgtgtctGCCAATGAAGGCATCCTTGGATATGCTGCTTGTAGGAGTGTTATCAGAAAGGCACACAAAGTCTTTGAGTTGTGTTTTCCCAACATTCATTGAAAAAGTTTTTTGTTACTAGAATAAAAAATTGCGGTCTACCAGCTTTAAGACCTTCCATGTTTGTGCCATCAGATCAGGTTGTTAGAGTTTGGTAGATTTGCAGGTATGATGGAAACTTCTTTCATGAGTCGCTTGTCTTGAAGTCACTTTGTTGAGACATTTCTGGGTCTTCCATTTAGCCATCTTGCTTCCAACAGGGCCTGAAataagctgccttttttttttttttttttttttttaattattcagtgCCTTATTTCTCAGTGCAAAGGGAATACTAGTAGCAATTGCCTTGACAAGAATAGAGTAACATTGAATTTTCCAGTAGCCTTGGATTGCTATCCACAGCACTGTGTGACAGTTTGggatttttccttcaaaatatgaATCAAAGTGGGATTCTTTTATGCTCTGAGTGCCCAtcacaagaattttaaaaagtatatacCAAAATAGGTATGCTAAGaccttataaaaaaaaaatccaaattttctcagagaaaatatttctcccaAGACTCTGTTATATACCCTTACCCTCCAAATTCTTGACAGTTCTGAGCTGGGACTGGTGGACGCAGTGGTAAGAATGTGCTAAGGAAATTTCTGAATTAACTGAAGGACAAGTCCAGAATATGAATAGTTGTATTCCCATTTTCTGCATCTTGATATGCCCCTGTGTGTAGAGAAGCATTGCTCTAAGTCTACCTCCTACCTTGCTGTTTTCCTTGAGGCACAGAATGCGTGTTTTAACATGGTGTGGCACAAAGTTCAAATTTTTTTACCCTCCATggtttttttatagttttgtaTGATTTATATTTGTCCTTACAGGTGGCCATGAGAGCACTAGGTTTTGAACCTAAAAAAGAAGAGATCAAGAAAATGATATCAGATATCGATAaggaaggaacaggaaaaatcaGCTTCAATGACTTCTTGATAGTGATGACACAGAAAATGGTGTGTAAATTTTAAAACTCAAAGTGaaagcaattttgaaaatggCTGAGTACCTTTCATCTCCTTTTGGTTTTAGTGGAAGATGAAAGCACTATTTTAATCTTAacaacaaaatatataaaagttaGAATTGCAAGACAATCTATCTCATTTTCAAGGTAAGGTTGAAATAATTATGTCATTAACAAGTTTCTTTGGCAGtcagttttgtgtgtgtgtgagaaaagggaaaaactgaAATCAAGATTTTTATCACAGATTAAAACCAGCTCTGGCCTGCAGAAAGCTGTCGGGATTATTGACACGTGACACGGATGACTCTGTAGCAATGCATTGTATTTTCTTGAGTTTTAAGATATTTACAGATGAAATTGctggttttaaaaatcttaaaacatgTTGAGTAAAACCAGATATTTAACAGTGGAAGATCCTGATAGTGAAATCCCAAAGACATCTCACTAgctatgaaagaaagaaaattccctGTAGCCCTGAAGTTCAGGAGGCATGGTTGTCTACCTTCAGCCTTTGTACGTATacttcctgctggctgggcttccTTAAATTTGCTCTTAAGAGAGTTTCTCAGTCTATCCAATGCTTGTCTTTTATAACTTTGAGTGTTACCTACAACATAAccactactttttttccttaaacttaTGCTCACTTCTTTAAGGCCGAAAAAGATTCCAAAGAGGAGATTCTCAAAGCTTTCAAACTCTTTGATGACGATGAAACTGGCAAAATCTCTTTCAAAAATCTCAAACGTGTTGCCAAAGAACTGGGGGAAAATCTCACAGATGAAGAGCTGCAGGTTTGTACCTGATATATGAAACCATATCGTACACAAACACTCACTGTCTGCCTTTGTGTATAGTGAACATAGAAAGGTCCAGATTACGCTGTCCTTGTTGAATAGGAAGGCAGTCACAGAATGTTCCATGTATTTCTTGGTTTCATatttacatttgtttaaaaCCTATGTAAATAGTCACAGTCTAATTCTCCTTCTGTCTGAAGAGCTGAGCCATCTCTGACTGATCTGCTAAGCACTAGAGCTAGCAGCAAGAATAAGGAATGGGAATCTCTGTCTCGGCAGGGGAAGGAAGCCCTCTCAGGGTCAGGTTTTAGGTAAAGGCAGCAATCTCAGTTTTAGGTGCTGTCCTCTAGTGTCCTGCGGGATCTTTACACTTGAACTGTTAGGAAAATGTCTCCTGGCAGAGATGGAAGAGCTTCTGTCAATTTGTGATTGTGAAATGGACTCTGAGGTCAAAGATGGGTCAGGCATACATGGCTGTCGAAATTGCATCAGTAGAATTGCAGTTTTATGGAGTTACAATGATGTAAAAGGAACAACTCTGCTCCAAGCACTTTGTTTCTTCCAGGACAGTTCCTATAATACAATGTTCTCTATACAGATTTTTGTGTAAATAGATAACGAAAAACACATTATTGTCTAGTTTAGTAAATATTGTGTAGCATAGTAGGTCTGACATTAAGCTAATGCTGTCCCCTTCAATACAATTTACTAAAAAGTGGTTCTAATTCTGAATTAATCTAATAATTCTAATCCTAGTCTAATCTGTATCTAATTTCTGAATACAAATATCTTTCAGGAAATGATCGATGAAGCAGATAGAGACGGGGATGGGGAAGTGAACGAGCAAGAATTCTTGCGGATCATGAAGAAGACCAGCCTTTACTGAaagagaattttatttatttttgcacatatgtatatatgtttgGTCAGTGCCTCActtttttacagtcttttatttcttttgagatGGCAGAAAATGTAggtcaatatttttttttaagtggatgATCTTAAACCCATGTTTGTGAACAGTTACCAAGTGCTAACCTGTTTATGTGTAGTAACGTGGGTGCTTGTTTGTGCTCATAAGATGTTTATACTCTTTGTTTTCAATACACAAATCACATCTTTCAGTGACAGTGTTCAGGTCCTTCTCTGACTAAAAAACATGTGGCAAATGATTATGGTTTGGTAAAGAGAGGACTCAAAACCAGACAGTGTAAATGTCTTATTTCCCAGCAGTTGAAATTTTTGGTTTAATGTCTTTGTTTGGGCCCAGCTATAGTGAACACTTTATATGATGTATTTGCAGGGATCAGCTTTTTATACTCTGTCTTATGGTGATTATTCCCTCACCCTTTTTTAGTATgttctgtaaactgaaaaaaaaaaaagtaagtaaatgGACTGCTGCAACTTAACTTACTGCTGTTCAGTTCACATGTTTAAAGAAATCTCTTTGCgaaagaagaggaaagttaccagtgctgctgctgaaagctctGTATGTTTGCAGGAATGTTCAGTGGCTGCAAATACAAGATTGTATTTATAATAAAGTGTCTTATTTTAAGCCATCGGAGTTGTGCAAAGAAGTatgcaaaaccacaaacaactCCGCTGGTACAGCATGCCCTCTGATCTTCTgacaaacaataaaacaattCTTCCAGGTACTGGAAGGATTTTGGGTTTTAACTGTTCCATCTCCCACAGACCCCTAGTTATTAAACGCTTCACTGTAGAGGCAGCGGCTGCTGCAGGGTCTGTCTGTGAAGTGGCATCTGTCCGAGGTAAGAGCGAGCTGAGGGACGGCTTTTGGGGTAAGAGCGAGCCGAGGGACGGCTTTTGGGGTAAGAGCGAGCCGAGGG is a window from the Buteo buteo chromosome 22, bButBut1.hap1.1, whole genome shotgun sequence genome containing:
- the CETN2 gene encoding centrin-2, encoding MASSFKKPSLGAASQRKKGSPKLELTEEQKQEIREAFDLFDTDGTGNIDVKELKVAMRALGFEPKKEEIKKMISDIDKEGTGKISFNDFLIVMTQKMAEKDSKEEILKAFKLFDDDETGKISFKNLKRVAKELGENLTDEELQEMIDEADRDGDGEVNEQEFLRIMKKTSLY